TTCCACGGCCTCGTCCCCGCACATCCGCTCGAAGGCGGCGACGGCCGCGTCGGCGACGGTGCGGGAGGGGCTGAGGGCGGCGGACTCGATGAGGTCGAGGACGGCGGGGTCGGCCGCCTCGGCGAGGTAGTGCAGGGCGGCGCAGCGGGCGCCGTCGGAGCCGTCGCGGGCGGCCTCGATAATCTGGAAACGGTCGTCGGGTCCGGCGACGGCGGAGAGGCAACGGGCTGCGGGGACGTGCAGTTCGCTGCCGCGTTCCAGGGCTTGCTGGGCCCAGTCGAAGACGGCCTGGACGCTCCAGCCGGGGCGCGGGCCGCCGGGGCGCAGCTGCCGCTGCCATCGGTCGAACGAGCCCTGTTCGGTGGCGGCCCGCACCCGGGCGCCGACCGCTTCGCGCGGGTCGTCGGCCCAGAGCCGCCAGGGGCGCGGCTCGAAGGAGTCGCGTACGGCGGCGGCGAGTTCGGCGGCGCCTTCCTCGGTGGCCGGAAAACGCCCCAGGACGGGCAGGGCGAGGGAGCGCAGGCCCGCGTCGTCGTCGCGCAGGGCCAGCTCGTCCAGGGCCCAGGCCCAGTTGGCTCCGGTGGCCGCGTAGCGGCGGAGCAGCGCCAGGGCGTCGTCGCGCCCGTAGGAGGCGAGGTGGCCGAGGACGGAGAGCGCGAGGCCGGTACGGGAGTCGTCGGTGTCCGTGTGGTCGTCGGGGTCGCCGAGGTGGCGCTCGATCTCTTCGATGCCGCCGTCGAGATCCAGATACAGGCGTGCGTAGTAGAGGGAGCGATTCTCCACCTGCCAGTCGTGACGGGGGTCGCTCACGACGCAGTGGTTGAGGGCCGCGAGGGCCTCGGGGCGCGGTGCGGCGAGCGCGTGGAGCGTGCCGTCGCCACGGCCCCTCTGCAGCAGGCCGAGCAGGGTCCCGCTCGGCGCTATGAACGGATCGAACATGGGAGAAAGCCTCACATCAAGCTGTCGACGCAACCGGGACTGTGCAGTGCCCCGTGCCCCGGGGGCACGAGGGGGTGTCCGGGGACACTCCTACGCCGCGCAGCGACATGATCGGCCGACCGCCGTCTTGTGCCTGGTGTAGACCATCTTCCTCTGCCTCTCGTCGGTGGCCCGAAACGGACCCGCGACGTCATGATGACCCAGCCATTTCGCCACCGCGACCACATTTACGACGGACCGGTCAGCGGACCCCTCGGCGGACATGCCCGCAGGCGCGCCCGCCCGCGTCTCAACGGGCACCGAAGCGTTCCAGCAGGTCGGCCTTGCCGAACATCTGGGCCGTGTCCCGCGCGGACGGCGTTCCGGCGGCGGGGTCGGCGCCTGCGGCGAGCAGGGCGTCGATGACGGCGTCCTCGCCCTTGAAGACGGCTCCGGCCAGCGGGGTCTGGCCACGGTCGTTGGCGCGGTCCGGGTCGGCGCCGCGGGCGACGAGGGCGGCGACCGCTCCGGCGTGCCCGTGGTAGGCGGCGAGCATGACCAGCGAGTCGCCCCGGTCGTTGGTGAGGTCGGCGGGGACGCCCGCGTCGACGTACGCGGCGAGCGCCTCGGTCTCGCCGGTGCGGGCCAGGCCGAAGACCTTGGTCGCCAGCTCGACCACCTCGGGATCGGGGGTTTCGCTCATCGCGCGGGCCGCCTTCCTCTGCCGTGCGCCGGCTCTCGCCGCCGCCGTTGACCGGGGGGTGTACGGCACGGGGCCGTACGAGTGAACCGACAGGGTACTGCTCCGGGTCGGACATGACCGGGCCCGGTGACGGCAAAAGATCACCGCGGGGGGGTTCCTGCCCGGCACGGACCGCGACATACCGCGCGCGGACCACAGGTTCCCGTCGGCCAATCAAGTGAAAATGATACTTATTCACTCCATTGCACCTTTTATCGCATAGATACTTCGCGTGATCCTGGAAGGACTCATGGTGACTGTCCCCTCAACCAGGAGATCCGCTCATGATCCTTTCCATCTCGGGCGTGGTACTGCTCGCCATCGTCGTCTTCCTGTTCTTCAAGAAGGACGGGCTCAAGGCGTCCCACGCCATCGTCTGCGCGCTGTTCGGCTTCTACCTGGCCGGCACCGCGATCGCGCCGAGCATCACGGCAGGCGGGGCGAGCCTCGCCGGTCTGCTGGGCGGGATCAAGTTCTGACGCTCCGCAACCGCTCCCACCCCTTCAGGAGACAGCTGTGGCCCGGCGACCACTCCCCCGCATTCTGAGCAGCGGCAGCGCTTCGATCACTCGCAGCAGAGAGATCGCGCGCACGGCCGCCGACAGCGCCACCGATGTGCTCCATCCGCTGATCACGATCCTGCGTGGTCTGCGGCTGCTGGCCGTGTCCGGCCGGCAGAAGTGGGCCGCGACACCCAAGGAACGGCGTGGTCCCAAGCTGTTCCTCGCCGCGGCCTGCGTACTCGCCGTGGCGCTCGTGCCGTACGGGCCGATCCTGGCCCTGATCACGGTGATGGGCGCCGCCGCGTGGAAGGGGCGGGAGCGGACCCCCGTGAAGACCGGCCCGGACGAGGCGGAGTCCACCCGCCTGCGCGCCCTGTACGAGGCGCTCGTGCCGTACTTCTCGGTGCCCGACGACCCCGACCCGCTCTTCGCCCACGGCGGCGACTGGGAGAAGGCCTTCGACGGGTACGCCTTCGACGGCGACGGGCGCCTCACCCGTCTCCGGGTCTCCTACCCGGCGTACTTCCCGGACGGCGAGGCCGCCGCGCGGTCCCGGATCGAACAGCTGCTGCACACGAAGTCGGGGCGCGGCCGCGAGTACCACTTCGCCTGGGACGAGGAGGCCAACCGCCTCGTCATGACCGTCCCGGCCCCCCTGTCGACCTCGATCGCCGCCCAGCGCTTCGTCACCGCCCCCGGGGAGACGGTCCTCGGGTTCACCGACCCCGACGCGGTCCGGCGCACCGTCCCGGTCCGCGACGGCGACACGACCGTGGACGCCTCCCCCGTCATCTGGCGGACCGGCAACCGCTCCACCGAGCCCCACCTGCTGGCCGTCGGACAGCCCGGCAGCGGCACCACCACCCTGGTCCGCTCCATCGCCCTCCAGGCCCTCCAGCAGGGCGACGTCCTCGTCATCGACGGCAGCGGGACCGGCGAGTACGGCGCCCTCACCGGGCTCACCGGGGTCCTCGCCGTCGAATCCGGCCTGGGCGGCGCGCTGGCCACCCTGGAGTGGGCGGCGCACGAGACGGAGCGGCGCCTGATCTTCACCAACCGGGCGCGGCAGGGCGGACACCCCGTCCCCGAGGACGTCAAGCGCCCGCTCTGGATCCTGCTGGACCGTCCCGGCGTCCTCGGTCACCTCGCGGCGGCCGACGGCCGGACCGACCCGCTGGAGCTGCTCCAGGTGCCCCTGCGGCACGGCCGGGCGGCCGGGGTGACGGTGGTCCTGGCCGACCAGCTCGACGCCCTGGAGGGCCTCACGGAGACCGTACGG
This DNA window, taken from Streptomyces griseus subsp. griseus, encodes the following:
- a CDS encoding HEAT repeat domain-containing protein — protein: MFDPFIAPSGTLLGLLQRGRGDGTLHALAAPRPEALAALNHCVVSDPRHDWQVENRSLYYARLYLDLDGGIEEIERHLGDPDDHTDTDDSRTGLALSVLGHLASYGRDDALALLRRYAATGANWAWALDELALRDDDAGLRSLALPVLGRFPATEEGAAELAAAVRDSFEPRPWRLWADDPREAVGARVRAATEQGSFDRWQRQLRPGGPRPGWSVQAVFDWAQQALERGSELHVPAARCLSAVAGPDDRFQIIEAARDGSDGARCAALHYLAEAADPAVLDLIESAALSPSRTVADAAVAAFERMCGDEAVERARRWARRPDALGASAAGILACRGTAQDAPQVLGALREAVRGDGPDAPRLWTLVDGTGRLGIACAAPVLRHVYRETSSSHLRGRAARALAATDPSFATGFAVECLWDCEETTREVAALHAETGDIRVAERLRRLAADPAEEAEVQTAVRSRIGPDASAL
- a CDS encoding ankyrin repeat domain-containing protein, with the protein product MSETPDPEVVELATKVFGLARTGETEALAAYVDAGVPADLTNDRGDSLVMLAAYHGHAGAVAALVARGADPDRANDRGQTPLAGAVFKGEDAVIDALLAAGADPAAGTPSARDTAQMFGKADLLERFGAR